From a single Arachis hypogaea cultivar Tifrunner chromosome 3, arahy.Tifrunner.gnm2.J5K5, whole genome shotgun sequence genomic region:
- the LOC112790431 gene encoding spermidine hydroxycinnamoyl transferase-like: MVTILGTHTVIPKEETPKGLLWLSDNDQLWRWSHTPSIYVYKSKQNNNTVLVERMRDSLSEILVHYYPLAGRLNWTAGGRLELDCNANGALLLEAESKKSMAEYGDFTPNQPGIKELIPAVDYSRQMNELPLFLAQVTKFHGGDGGFAVGILWSHPLGDGLAAIRFINSWAKLTRGAKLDPSELPFLDRSALKSTEPLTSPRFDHREFKPLPLILGRTDNIEEQKKKTTFALLKLTSEHVQKLKKNAIVTENGNGNGNGNGPHNQSQRPYSRFEVISAHIWRCACKARNLEENQPTVVKFNVDIRNRMNPPLPQNYFGNALGPTVTPTCYLKEITSQPISYAAQKIREAVKKVSNHEFVKSQMDYVAGFENRWDLIRTPYLEKGEYRADVPFFGNPNIILGSWMSMPFYEADFGLGKPFYFGPAGVCPYDRAVIALMPDEDGDNGYAVVVYMHFQVEHMKDFIKYFWEDI; encoded by the coding sequence ATGGTAACAATCTTAGGTACTCATACAGTGATCCCAAAAGAAGAAACTCCAAAGGGTCTTCTATGGCTATCAGACAACGACCAACTCTGGCGATGGAGTCATACACCTTCAATCTACGTTTACAAGTCAAAACAGAACAACAACACTGTCCTCGTTGAGAGAATGCGAGATTCTCTCAGCGAGATTCTCGTTCATTACTATCCGTTGGCCGGGAGGCTCAACTGGACGGCCGGCGGTCGTTTGGAACTCGATTGCAACGCAAACGGAGCCTTGCTTCTCGAGGCCGAATCCAAGAAATCAATGGCGGAATACGGAGACTTCACACCAAACCAACCCGGCATCAAAGAACTCATCCCAGCCGTTGATTACTCTCGTCAAATGAACGAGCTTCCTTTGTTCTTGGCACAGGTAACGAAGTTCCACGGCGGCGATGGCGGTTTCGCAGTCGGAATCCTTTGGTCTCATCCATTAGGCGACGGCCTGGCCGCCATTCGCTTCATCAACTCATGGGCGAAGCTCACTCGAGGAGCCAAGTTAGATCCAAGTGAGCTTCCGTTTCTCGACAGATCTGCGCTCAAATCAACTGAGCCATTAACTTCACCCCGGTTCGACCACCGGGAGTTCAAGCCTCTGCCGCTCATCCTCGGAAGAACCGACAATATCGAAGAGCAAAAGAAGAAGACGACGTTCGCGCTGTTAAAACTCACATCAGAACATGTCcagaagctcaaaaagaatgcAATCGTAACTGAAAACGGAAACGGTAACGGTAACGGTAACGGTCCTCATAACCAATCTCAGAGACCGTACAGCAGATTCGAAGTTATCAGCGCGCATATATGGAGATGCGCTTGCAAAGCTCGTAATCTTGAAGAGAATCAACCAACGGTGGTTAAATTCAACGTCGATATACGAAACAGAATGAATCCGCCACTTCCTCAAAACTACTTCGGAAACGCGTTGGGTCCGACGGTTACGCCAACTTGCTACCTCAAAGAAATCACGTCTCAACCGATTAGTTACGCGGCGCAGAAAATAAGAGAAGCCGTTAAGAAAGTGTCGAATCACGAGTTTGTTAAATCACAAATGGATTACGTGGCAGGGTTTGAAAACCGTTGGGATCTGATTAGGACACCGTACTTGGAGAAAGGTGAGTATAGAGCTGATGTGCCTTTCTTTGGGAATCCTAATATTATACTTGGAAGTTGGATGAGTATGCCGTTTTATGAAGCTGATTTTGGGTTGGGGAAACCGTTTTATTTTGGTCCTGCTGGTGTGTGCCCTTATGATAGAGCAGTTATTGCTCTAATGCCAGATGAAGATGGTGATAATGGATATGCTGTGGTGGTGTACATGCATTTTCAGGTGGAACACATGAAAGATTTCATCAAGTACTTTTGGGAAGATATTTGA
- the LOC140183480 gene encoding uncharacterized protein, whose product MDARSTVKRVTWRPPLPGWIKCNVDAAFLEVFSGGATAAVFKDHDGNLLTTSNSRIAAFSPLAAEALAVREALILAQNFQLERVIFESDSLVLIQALKSKASIAEIQVILDDILDLVRSVSSFGFTWVPREGNALAHEVAKLTAHGSLGQNWPSCKPQSIMKILNEERCLSLHWASRS is encoded by the coding sequence ATGGATGCTAGGAGTACAGTTAAAAGGGTTACCTGGAGGCCGCCTCTGCCAGGATGGATCAAGTGCAATGTTGACGCAGCGTTTCTTGAAGTCTTCTCTGGAGGAGCAACAGCGGCAGTATTCAAAGACCATGATGGAAACCTTCTCACAACCTCAAACTCTAGAATTGCGGCTTTCTCGCCTTTAGCTGCGGAAGCGTTAGCGGTTAGGGAAGCATTAATATTAGCTCAGAACTTTCAACTAGAACGAGTTATTTTTGAATCCGACAGTTTAGTACTCATCCAAGCTCTTAAATCAAAGGCATCAATTGCAGAAATTCAAGTTATCTTGGATGACATTTTGGATTTAGTGCGAAGTGTCTCAAGTTTTGGGTTTACCTGGGTGCCTAGAGAAGGGAATGCTTTAGCCCATGAGGTAGCTAAGCTTACAGCTCATGGCTCTCTTGGACAGAATTGGCCTAGCTGCAAACCACAATCCATCATGAAGATTTTGAATGAAGAGCGCTGCTTGTCGCTGCATTGGGCGAGCAGATCATGA
- the LOC112790432 gene encoding cytochrome P450 71A1, with amino-acid sequence MELVSVLKQLSNEENSTLYVSILFGIIVITIFLFLNFTRKKNNQNLPPCPPKLPFIGNLHQLGTLSHRSFHELSKKHGPLMLLELGQVPTLVVSSADVAKEIIKNHDVVFSDRPQTTAANIFTYGCKDVGFAPYGEEWRQKKKFCVLELLSNKRVRSFGSVRQQEAAELVGGIRESCVRNKGSCVNLSELLISTSNNIVSRCILGQKYNTPKDCNDKNFGELGRKLMRQFSSFSVKDFFPSFGWIDSVRGLISEMNATSIAFDSFLEDVIEEHKRRNKEKKKGDDHFENKDFVDILLELQENNMLEFEDSQDNFKAILLDMFVGGSDTTSTTLEWTFAELIKNPKAMKKAQEEVRRIVGRKSKVEENDVNQMNYLNCVIKETLRLHPPVPLLVPRQTTSNVKVQSFNIPPKTRVFINAWTIQRDPKLWEKAEEFIPERFENNQVDIKGLDFELIPFGVGRRGCPGISFGLVSTGYVLANLLYWFDWKLHGEDEGDIDMDEMCGLTVSKKVSLHLQPIPYSLSS; translated from the exons ATGGAACTTGTCTCAGTTCTAAAGCAATTGTCAAATGAAGAAAACTCAACTCTTTACGTATCAATATTATTTGGCATCAttgtcatcaccatcttcttgTTTCTTAatttcacaagaaaaaaaaacaatcaaAACCTTCCTCCATGCCCACCAAAGCTACCATTCATTGGAAATCTTCATCAACTAGGAACACTTTCACACCGTTCCTTCCATGAGCTCTCAAAGAAGCATGGCCCTCTAATGTTGTTGGAGTTGGGACAAGTCCCAACTCTGGTGGTCTCGTCTGCGGACGTGGccaaagaaatcatcaagaatcaTGATGTTGTTTTCTCCGATAGGCCCCAAACTACGGCTGCAAATATCTTTACCTATGGATGCAAGGACGTAGGTTTTGCACCGTATGGTGAAGAgtggagacaaaaaaaaaagttttgtgTTCTTGAGCTTCTAAGCAACAAAAGAGTTCGTTCTTTCGGTTCTGTTCGCCAACAAGAAGCTGCTGAACTG GTGGGTGGAATACGTGAATCATGTGTAAGAAACAAAGGATCTTGTGTGAATCTAAGTGAGTTGCTAATTTCAACATCAAACAACATAGTATCAAGATGTATTCTTGGACAAAAGTATAATACTCCAAAAGATTGTAACGACAAAAATTTTGGAGAGCTTGGAAGAAAATTGATGAGACAATTTTCGTCTTTCAGTGTGAAAGATTTCTTCCCTTCGTTTGGTTGGATTGATTCTGTTAGAGGTTTGATATCAGAAATGAATGCCACTTCTATAGCATTTGATTCTTTCTTAGAAGATGTAATTGAAGAACACAAGAGAAGgaataaagagaagaagaaaggtgaTGATCATTTTGAGAACAAAGACTTTGTTGATATACTTCTTGAACTTCAAGAGAATAATATGCTTGAGTTTGAGGACTCTCAAGATAACTTCAAAGCAATCTTATTG GACATGTTTGTTGGAGGAAGTGATACTACCTCAACAACTCTAGAATGGACTTTTGCTGAACTCATCAAGAATCCAAAAGCCATGAAGAAAGCTCAAGAAGAGGTAAGGAGAATTGTGGGGAGAAAATCAAAGGTGGAAGAAAATGATGTGAATCAAATGAACTATTTGAATTGTGTGATCAAAGAAACTCTAAGATTGCATCCTCCAGTTCCTCTCTTAGTTCCTAGGCAAACAACTTCAAATGTGAAAGTACAAAGTTTCAATATTCCTCCAAAAACTAGAGTGTTTATTAATGCTTGGACGATTCAAAGAGACCCAAAATTGTGGGAGAAGGCTGAAGAGTTCATTCCTGAGAGATTTGAAAACAACCAAGTTGATATAAAAGGGTTGGATTTTGAATTAATACCATTTGGTGTTGGGAGAAGAGGGTGTCCTGGAATTTCATTTGGGCTTGTTTCTACCGGATATGTTCTTGCTAATCTTCTATACTGGTTTGATTGGAAGCTGCATGGTGAAGATGAAGGTGACATAGACATGGATGAAATGTGTGGACTCACTGTTAGTAAGAAAGTTTCACTCCATCTTCAACCCATACCATACTCTCTTAGTTCTTAG
- the LOC112790434 gene encoding cytochrome P450 71A1 yields MKSFEGRMASSFSALKQMPYEKSSTLYLLSTIGIISIFLLLKLTRTRRNKSNNLPPSPPKLPLIGNLHQVGRLPHRSFHELSKKHGSLMFLQLGQIPTLVISSADTAKEITKNHDIIFSSRPQVTAAKIFVYGCKDVAFSPYSEEWRQKRKICVLELLSLKRVKSFQSIRQEEVVELVNWIRESCATSKVGSVINLSEMMIAASNNIVSRCVLGQKYDAPKDGRSNNFGDLGRKLMKHFADFCVGDFYPNLGWVDVLRGLIPEFKTTFAGLEACFDELIEEHKRMKKNNEEPLSIKKDFVEILLQVQEDSVLDFQLTGEDIKAILADMFVGGSDTTSTTLEWTFAELLKNPNVMKKAQEEVRRVVGSKSKVEENDVNQMNYLHCVIKESLRLHPPLPLLIPRETLSAVEVKGYDIPPKTRVFFNVWGIQRDPELWKNPEEFLPERFENNQVDFKGQDFQFLPFGTGRRGCPGISFGLTSAEYILANLLYWFDWKLCDKNGQLLHDVDMSELCGLTVTKKVPLHLQPIPYYSVI; encoded by the exons ATGAAAAGCTTTGAAGGAAGAATGGCATCTTCATTCTCAGCTCTAAAGCAAATGCCATATGAAAAGTCCTCAACTCTTTACCTTTTATCAACAATTGGCATCATTagcatctttcttttgcttaaactcacaagaacaagaagaaacaAATCCAATAATCTTCCACCATCTCCACCAAAGCTTCCCTTAATTGGAAACCTTCATCAAGTAGGAAGATTGCCACACCGCTCCTTCCATGAGCTCTCAAAGAAGCATGGCTCTCTCATGTTCCTTCAATTAGGGCAAATCCCAACTTTAGTTATTTCTTCGGCCGATACGGCcaaagaaataacaaaaaatcatGATATTATTTTCTCAAGCAGACCTCAGGTAACAGCGGCGAAAATCTTTGTATATGGATGCAAAGATGTGGCGTTTTCGCCCTACAGCGAAGAATGgagacagaaaagaaaaatttgtgTTCTTGAACTTTTAAGTCTTAAGAGAGTGAAATCGTTTCAATCCATTAGACAAGAAGAGGTAGTCGAATTGGTTAATTGGATTCGCGAATCTTGCGCTACAAGTAAAGTAGGGAGTGTGATCAATCTTAGTGAGATGATGATTGCAGCATCCAACAATATAGTATCAAGATGTGTTCTTGGACAAAAATATGATGCCCCAAAAGATGGAAGAAGCAACAACTTTGGAGATCTTGGAAGGAAATTGATGAAACATTTTGCTGATTTTTGTGTTGGTGATTTTTACCCTAATTTGGGTTGGGTTGATGTTCTTAGAGGGCTTATTCCTGAATTCAAGACCACCTTTGCTGGATTAGAGGCATGTTTTGATGAGTTGATTGAAGAACATAAGAGgatgaagaaaaataatgaagaaCCATTATCtattaaaaaagattttgttGAGATATTGCTTCAAGTTCAAGAAGATAGTGTTCTTGATTTTCAGCTCACTGGAGAAGACATCAAAGCAATCCTAGCG GACATGTTTGTTGGAGGAAGTGATACTACTTCAACAACTCTAGAATGGACTTTTGCTGAGCTCCTCAAGAACCCAAATGTCATGAAGAAAGCCCAAGAAGAGGTAAGAAGAGTTGTGGGGAGCAAATCAAAAGTGGAAGAAAATGATGTGAATCAAATGAACTATTTGCATTGTGTGATCAAAGAAAGTCTTAGATTACATCCACCTCTCCCTCTTTTAATTCCTCGAGAAACATTATCAGCTGTGGAAGTAAAAGGGTACGATATTCCTCCAAAAACAAGGGTATTTTTTAATGTATGGGGAATTCAAAGGGACCCTGAGTTATGGAAAAATCCTGAAGAATTTCTTCCCGAGAGATTTGAAAATAACCAAGTTGATTTCAAAGGACAAGATTTCCAATTCCTCCCATTTGGTACTGGAAGAAGGGGATGTCCTGGAATTTCATTTGGACTGACTTCTGCTGAATATATTCTTGCTAATCTTCTATATTGGTTTGATTGGAAGCTATGTGATAAGAATGGTCAACTATTACATGACGTAGACATGAGTGAACTTTGTGGACTCACTGTCACTAAAAAAGTACCACTTCATCTTCAACCCATACCATACTACTCTGTTATTTAG
- the LOC112790433 gene encoding protein POLLEN DEFECTIVE IN GUIDANCE 1, with translation MALRTAGRKLSFDVLRHREDDHNAAVPINRAESDPTQTTTTQKSRKQRRNKKKKGQKLLESSFVKGADPCSSVEDSRTLNSDSVTSDPHFPLQNGNACNGFELGARKFYSTGSVTLVEEEENAASVCTGPATGFNFGELRQRAVNSGSSEDLANSAAVAVDGGGKDDGGAKASPTEKPKLMNENDRNGGVAKLETVESLDWRHVMVEDPNYVFLVDKSPLSYFLEEMHNGNSLRSTTTLGNEKERERVYDTIFRLPWRCELLIDVGCFVCFDSFLSLLTIMPTRIMMTVWKLLKTRQFKRLSAMELSDFGCFLIMSCGVILLQQTDISLIYHMIRGQGTIKLYVVYNVLEIFDKLCQSFNGDVLQTFFHSAEGLASCPPESMRFWIWRFIADESLAIAASIVHSFILLAQAITLSTCIVAHNNALFALLVSNNFAEIKSNVFKRYSRDNVHSLVYFDSIERFHISAFILFVLAQNILEAEGPWFESFLSNVLLVYVCEMIIDIIKHSFIAKFNDIKPTTYSEFLEDLCKQTLNMQTEGVKKNLTFVPLAPASVVIRVLTPVFAVNIPPNPLPWRLFWILLFTAITYVMLTSLKVLVGLGLQKHATWYVNRRRKHHLHAD, from the exons ATGGCGTTGAGAACCGCTGGCAGAAAACTCTCCTTCGATGTTCTCCGCCACCGTGAGGACGACCACAACGCTGCTGTTCCGATCAACAGAGCAGAATCAGACCCGACGCAAACGACGACGACGCAGAAGAGCCGCAAGCAGAGaaggaataagaagaagaagggcCAGAAGCTTCTAGAATCTTCTTTTGTAAAGGGAGCTGATCCGTGTTCCTCCGTTGAGGATTCCAGAACTCTTAATTCGGATTCCGTTACATCCGATCCGCATTTTCCGCTTCAGAATGGAAACGCTTGCAACGGATTCGAGCTCGGGGCTCGGAAGTTTTACTCCACCGGTAGCGTAACGTTGGTGGAGGAAGAGGAGAATGCGGCGAGCGTTTGTACTGGTCCGGCGACGGGGTTTAATTTTGGTGAACTGAGGCAGAGAGCTGTGAACAGTGGTAGCTCTGAGGATTTAGCGAATTCAGCTGCTGTGGCGGTTGACGGCGGAGGGAAGGATGATGGTGGTGCGAAGGCGAGTCCGACTGAGAAGCCAAAGCTGATGAATGAGAATGATCGGAACGGTGGTGTTGCGAAGTTGGAGACTGTGGAATCGTTGGATTGGAGGCATGTCATGGTAGAAGATCCGAATT ATGTATTTTTGGTGGATAAATCTCCTCTATCGTACTTCTTGGAAGAAATGCACAATGGAAATTCTTTACGGAGTACAACAACACTTGGAAATGAAAAAGAACGAGAGAGAGTCTATGACACTATCTTTCGCTTGCCATGGAGATGCGAATTG CTTATTGATGTTGGCTGCTTTGTCTGCTTCGATTCATTTCTTTCATTATTAACTATCATGCCAACAAGAATCATGATGACCGTTTGGAAGCTTCTAAAGACAAG GCAGTTCAAGAGGTTGTCTGCTATGGAATTATCAGATTTTGGCTGCTTTCTTATTATGAGTTGTGGAGTCATTCTTCTGCAGCAGACAG ATATCAGCTTAATATATCATATGATCCGTGGTCAAGGAACAATCAAATTATATGTGGTCTACAATGTTTTAGAG ATTTTTGATAAATTATGTCAAAGTTTTAATGGGGATGTACTGCAAACGTTCTTTCATTCAGCTGAAGGACTTGCAAGTTGTCCACCAGAAAGTATGAGATTCTGGATATGGAGATTTATTGCCGATGAATCTTTAGCTATTGCTGCTTCAA TTGTTCATTCTTTTATCTTATTAGCTCAGGCAATCACTCTATCAACCTGTATAGTTGCTCACAACAATGCATTGTTCGCTTTGCTGGTATCAAATAATTTTGCTGAGATAAAAAGCAATGTGTTTAAGCGGTACAGCAGGGACAATGTACACAGTTTGGTTTACTTTG ATTCTATAGAGAGATTCCATATTTCGGCATTTATCTTATTTGTTTTGGCTCAAAATATTCTGGAGGCAGAGGGTCCTTGGTTTGAGAGTTTTCTTAGT AATGTTCTATTGGTTTATGTATGCGAAATGATCATTGATATCAtcaagcattcattcattgcTAAATTCAATGACATCAAACCCACTACATACTCTGAGTTCCTTGAAGACCTCTGTAAACAG ACTTTAAATATGCAAACTGAGGGTGTGAAGAAAAACCTTACTTTTGTCCCCCTTGCTCCAGCATCTGTG GTTATTCGAGTGCTCACTCCAGTTTTTGCTGTAAACATTCCTCCCAATCCCCTTCCATGGAGGCTTTTCTGGATTCTGCTTTTTACAGCAATAACCTATGTTATGCTTACAAGCCTTAAGGTCCTTGTTGGCTTGGGCCTGCAGAAACACGCCACTTGGTATGTTAACCGGAGGAGGAAGCACCATCTTCATGCAGATTAG
- the LOC112790435 gene encoding manganese-dependent ADP-ribose/CDP-alcohol diphosphatase has translation MGSPSGLATVQGRQPLFSFGLISDVQYADIPDGRSFHGVPRYYRHSILVLQRAVKEWNALQKHKFVMNFGDIVDGNCPKDQSLNAVKKVVDEFARFRGPVYHMIGNHCLYNLPRSKLLPILEIQSIDDGCAYYDFSPVPEYRFVVLDAFDISAVGWPKDHPRTLEALKFLRERNPNKDKNSPRGLVGLERRFLMFNGGIGKEQMEWLDRVLQDAMKLKQKVVVCCHVPLDPGATDYEALLWNYDEVMDVIHRYNCVKVCLGGHNHRDGYSIDSHGVHHRVFEAALECPPGRNAYGNVDVYDDQISLVGIDRIESIDMQF, from the coding sequence ATGGGATCTCCCAGTGGACTAGCCACAGTGCAAGGGAGACAACCTCTATTTTCTTTTGGATTGATTTCTGATGTCCAATATGCTGACATCCCCGATGGTCGCTCGTTCCATGGGGTTCCGCGGTATTATAGGCATAGTATTCTTGTTTTGCAGAGAGCAGTTAAAGAATGGAATGCTCTTCAGAAGCATAAGTTTGTGATGAACTTTGGAGATATAGTTGATGGGAATTGTCCAAAAGATCAGTCTCTTAATGCTGTAAAGAAGGTTGTTGATGAATTTGCGAGGTTCAGGGGACCCGTATATCATATGATTGGCAATCACTGCCTGTACAATCTTCCTCGCAGCAAGTTACTTCCAATATTGGAGATCCAAAGTATTGATGATGGATGTGCTTACTATGATTTCTCGCCAGTGCCAGAATATAGATTTGTAGTTCTGGATGCCTTTGACATCAGTGCTGTTGGTTGGCCTAAAGACCATCCAAGAACATTGGAGGCCTTGAAGTTTCTGAGGGAGAGGAATCCGAATAAAGATAAGAACAGTCCAAGAGGGTTGGTGGGCCTTGAAAGAAGGTTCCTTATGTTCAATGGAGGCATTGGAAAGGAACAAATGGAATGGTTGGACAGGGTTCTTCAGGATGCAATGAAATTGAAACAGAAGGTGGTGGTATGTTGCCATGTGCCTCTGGATCCTGGTGCGACGGATTACGAGGCATTGTTGTGGAATTACGATGAAGTGATGGATGTGATACACAGGTACAATTGTGTGAAGGTTTGTCTTGGAGGACATAATCACAGAGATGGGTATTCCATTGACTCTCACGGAGTCCATCATCGAGTTTTTGAAGCCGCTCTAGAATGTCCTCCTGGCAGGAATGCATATGGAAACGTCGATGTCTATGATGACCAAATATCACTTGTTGGAATTGACAGAATTGAGAGTATAGACATGCAATTTTAA
- the LOC112790437 gene encoding LOW QUALITY PROTEIN: high-affinity nitrate transporter 3.1 (The sequence of the model RefSeq protein was modified relative to this genomic sequence to represent the inferred CDS: inserted 1 base in 1 codon), with amino-acid sequence MASQWVVVASFLLCCLAXTCYGGVLFSSLQRTIVVTASPKEGQVLNAGVDKITVTWALNKTEPYGIDSTYKTIKVKLCYAPVSQHDRPWRKTEDNLSRDKTCQHKIVWKPYDASNKTTQNFEWSIGRDVPTATYFIRALEYDQNNMEVAYGQTTNEKKSTNLFEINGVTGKHTSLDISFVCFSVFSVVALSVFFYIEKRKGKVASSVEQK; translated from the exons ATGGCATCGCAATGGGTTGTGGTAGCATCATTCCTTCTTTGTTGCTTAG CAACTTGTTATGGTGGTGTTCTATTCTCATCCTTGCAAAGAACCATTGTTGTCACCGCTTCCCCCAAGGAGGGACAAG TTCTTAATGCCGGAGTGGACAAAATCACTGTAACATGGGCTCTTAACAAGACCGAACCATATGGAATAGACTCCACCTACAAGACCATCAAGGTGAAGCTATGCTATGCGCCAGTTAGCCAACATGACCGCCCGTGGAGAAAGACGGAGGATAATCTCTCCAGGGACAAGACATGCCAGCATAAGATTGTTTGGAAGCCCTATGATGCCTCCAACAAGACAACGCAAAACTTTGAGTGGAGCATTGGGCGTGACGTCCCCACGGCCACTTACTTCATACGCGCGTTAGAGTATGATCAAAACAACATGGAAGTGGCATATGGTCAAACCACGAACGAGAAGAAGAGTACCAATTTGTTTGAGATAAATGGAGTCACTGGAAAACATACCTCACTTGACATATCCTTTGTTTGCTTTAGTGTTTTCTCTGTGGTGGCACTTTCTGTGTTCTTCTATATtgagaagagaaaaggaaaggtTGCTTCTTCTGTAGAACAAAAGTGA